In Cloacibacillus sp., the genomic stretch GGAAAAACCTTTTCGACTGTGCGGCCTCCGACGCAAAGCCAACGCCACAGAGTACCATGGTTGTGGCCAGTATCGACCCTTATCAGGCAAACGACGCCTATATGCCGATGCAGGCGCGGTTTGCGGCGGCAGATCTTGACAAAGACGGCACCTCGCTTGAGATCCCTATAGTCTACTCCAGCAGCGACGCCCTCTGGCTGACAATGGTGAGGTGCAGCGGAGGCGCCCTTAAACTCAACGGCGAAAGCGACCCGTACCATAAGATAGCCGATAGTTCTAACAAAAGCGAGCGTACTACCGAAGGGGCCGATATCACGGTAGGCGACTTTGACGGCGACGGCAGGTCCGAGATTGTCGTCGTGCGCGGTGAATATAATGGTACAAATAAACACGACCCCGATGAGAAAAACAGAAACAACCTGAGCTTTTATTTCTACAGGCTGAACGGCAATACGATAGAATTGATGTTCAACTTCTGGGATGAGGCCTCTAATCTTTGGCGCAGCAACGACCTTACCTCCGTCATTCGCGCGGAGGCCGGCGATTTCGACGGCAACGGCAGAGACGAGCTTGTCTATTCTCATCCCGGGTGGTCTGGCAAACAAGGCGGTGTTTTATATGTGAGCCTCAAGGAATGGGACAAAAAATTGGAAGGTCCCGGGAGCAAGACCTTGAACCTGAACACTAATTCAGCCTATGGCTGGGTATTATCTGAAAATAGCGGCCACCACGACCTTGCGCTTGGCAACTACAAATGCACGCAGAATAATGTGAAACAGATAGGCATTGCGCAGATGGGCGGTAATGGCATAGACTATGCCGTCATGGACTACGTCAACGGAGCGTTCAGCACGGAGGCGGGTTTCAAAACCGAACTCGGCAACCCGGCCGTCCCTGTCAGCGTAACGGCCGTCGACCTTGACCACGAAACGATGATCCTGGGCGAGCCTACGGTGGTGACCATTAACGACCACCTACAGATGCTGGTCGAACTGCAGGCCCCTCCAAAACACTTTGACATCATCGACGGCCAAACGATCGACGTGCTCTCGCAGAGGGCAAAGAAGGTGGATGGCAACCTGGGAAGTGTCTATAGTACGGCCGTATATGTGAAGGACACTGAAGGGACGGTCTCAAGCAACACGCAGGCGGAGACTCTATCCTGGAGCGTGGGCGCAAAGATTGACGGCGGCGGCGCTTTTCCAACGCCCCCCGAAAACGGATACGGTAAAGTGCGCAAGTGGCTGCAGAGTGGCGGCGCCTCCGCAAATGCGGGCGGAAGCATAGCCTCTACTGAGGCGCAATCAAATACGAAGGACATCGCCTATCAAACAAGCATGTCCATGTCTATCCTCACCACGGACGTGGACTGCATCGTCTATAAACCCGACGTCATGACAATTTATCGCTACCCCGTCATTTACCCCGTCGAAGGCAAGGGGCGGAATGAGACAAGGGTAGTGAGCGGGGAGGAATACGGCCTAAGCGTAGACGTCACCGAGAAGCCGAGCGACCTGGTTTTGCAGATATGCGTCCCCGATGACTCCAAAGACCCGAAAACCGGAATTGGAGGCGAAATCGACTGGTATCAGCCGGTGCATCAGAACTACAACCTCTTCTCATATCCAAGAAGCATCAAGGAGCTTCCAAAATATCCGACGCGTCAGACCGCCGCTCCTGGAGCGATAGTAACGATAGGAGGAGACAAGTACCCCGACGTCGACTCTGAAACAGATATAATGCACAACGAAACCAATAGCGACGTGGCGAGCGTTACGAATAAATTTGGCGCCGAAGGCGGAATAGGGGCTAAAATGGGCAACGTCAATAAATATACGGGAAAGGGCGCGCTCAACACCATGGTGTCGTTTGGCATCGATGGAGGGCGGAGCAATACCTCCGTCTCGCAGTCAAACTTCTCCCAGTGCAGCAAGTTTGTTACTCACTGTGCGCCGAGCAGCTATCAGAACGTATACCTAGGTCAAGAATTGAATGACATGCGCTTTGACCTGAATACGGGGACACTGATAGATGAGACGGGCGCCCTGTTACAGTGCAACCTTATTGATAAGCTCGCGGATAGATATGTGGGGATATGGGATCCCGTAGACGGTCCATACTCGAAGAAGGCCGACCCGGCGCTCAATCTGCCGAAGCGTCTGGATACCAGTGCATGGGAGTATAAAAAAGATCCGGTATCATCCGACTGGAGCACGGAGGAGACGCGCACGCTTCGCGGGCTTTCGATATGTGATAATTACTCGGATGTCTCCGAGTATATCACCTACGAGGATGTAAATCGCAGAGCCGTCGCCGTTGGAGAAAAATATAAGATCAAGGTGAGGGTGTACAACTACAGCTTCAAAGGTATCAAGGACGTAAAGGCTGAGCTCTACTGGACGCCCGGCTATACCGCAGACGAGCTGACGCCCGAAAGAAAAGTGGCAGAGACAACCCCCTTTGAGCTTGACGGTTGGGACAAAGCCAGCAAGCTCTTCAAGGAGATCGAGTTTACGTGGGACACTGCTCCCGACATCGCTGACATGCAAAACAACACGGATGGTGTGAAGACCGGTTATCTGCACGTGAAGCTCGTAGCTCCGGCAGGTTCTCAGATACACGACGATAACGACTGGGGATATGTCGCGTGCGCCCTCTTTGACCCAGCCAAATATTTCAGTAAGAAATCAACCAGCCTGTCGGCCAAACCAGGCGAACGCGGAGCTGGCGCCCCGCTCAAAGCGGAGCTGGTCAAAGGCTCGGCGAAGCTGGTGACGGAGGGCGACAAGCATTTTGTCGAGGCGGAGGTGGCTATTTCAGGAAACATCGCTCTGCCCGACGCCAAGGTCCTTGTGATAAGCAAACAGAAAGACGGAAGCGAGCGGCTTCTGCGGGGGCGTTCATTCGGAGCGCTGCTGCCCGGTGAGAAGAGGATAACGAAGATAAGGGTGCCGATCGATCGCCAATACGCCGAAAATAGCACCGGCGTCTATGTCCAGGTGATCTCTCCGTTCCTTGCGCTCCCCGTCAAAAGTCCCGTAACGCCAAGTTCAAGCGGCGGCTGCGACGCGGGCCTGGGATTCCTTGCGCTGGGCGCGCTACTGCCCTTCGCTCTGAAGAAAAAAAGATAAATCAAGAGGCCGTGTAAAAAGCGCGGCAAAGGTGACAAAAAGGGTGACAAAAGCGCCGCGGCGGGGGGTCGGACAACCCCCCGCCGCGGCGCTTTGCCGATGCCCTTGCGGACCGTCTGTCATTGCTTCTATTTTTCTTTTATTTTGACAAACCGTTCGATATACCTTTCGATGACGTAGTTCATGTATGAGTTGAGGAATGAAAAGGCGGCGAAGGGCCTGTCATTTTTTATGATGTAGGTGATTTCTCCCTGCTTTGATATGAGGTCGATGTTTTTAAAGGGGAAATCCCTTTTTGAGATGCAGTGATAATTGCCATGCTCTTTTGCGAGCTGCTGGATGGCCTCCACATGCTGGCGGTATTCTTCGGGCGTGTAATAGCTCTCCTCGTCGCCAGCCAGCCAATGGCGGCAAAGGCGGAGCTTTCCGCTTTTGATCTCCTCTTCCGTATATTTGGGGTATACCTCTGTCACCTCCACCTCTGCAAGCGAGCGCATGAAGGCGGCTCTTCTGTCTCTGTAATAATTTGTCAGCGCGGCGCGTTCTTTGGCGCACGCCGCGTGCCTTTCAAATATTTTTTTCGCAAGATGCTCCGGCATCGACTCAAGAGAAAGCGCCGGCATCACTTTGATTATATCGCCGCTTTGCCTGATTCGTTTGTCGACGTCTTTGTATAATTTTTTGATGTCGTCCCTGGTGTATATCTCCATGAGCGGCTTTGAGAATGCAAACAGGCCGTCGAACTGTCTTTTTATGTAGGAGGCTTTGAGCGGATCCTCAGAGAAAAAGGCCGCCGTCTCTGATTCATTTTCCTTCAGGCAGGAGAACTGGAGCGAGCACAGCCCGTCCACCGTCCCCATGTGTTCGCTGAATATCGACCTGTGTGGCTGCGTCAGGTAATAGGGGGATATGCGCCCCGTGATATAGAGCGGCATCCACATCTCTACGACGCGGAACATCTCTTCTATTTCAAGCCCGAGATGGTGTATCACCTTTATCTTATGTCCCTTTGCCGCGATGTCGAGCATGATGGAGCTCCACTCGCGGCAGAAGGCGGCGTCTCTTGCGAACCAACTGAAGTCGGCGGCATAGACGCATAGCTCGGCGGGTCTGTCGCATTTCATGACGGCTGACGCGAATTTTGCGAAGGCGGCCCTTATCCCGCTTTGCCCAAAATACATCTCTTCCGACAGGCTGACTCTCTCCGCCGGCGGCCCGGCGGCTTCGGCGTCCAGGTATGTCTCGTTTTCCGTTGTTTCTTCGATAGTTTCTATCTGGCTGAAAAAAAGCTGTGTCGAATCGAGGCGCGCTTTGCTGCCGCTGAAAAACCATTCAAAAAGCTTGGCCGCCACGGACTCTTCGTCGGCGCTTTCTTCTTTTTTTATGCCAGCCACTTCTGCCAGCGCCGCCGGTATGCCCTGGGAGCGGCAGAGAAAGGCAAAGTAGCGGCATGACTCTTTAATGGTCGGCTCCATTGCGTTTGTGTTTCTCTTACAGCGGCGGTAACGCGATATGGATGAGGAGTCGACATTGATGTAGCGCGCAAGCGATGAATTTGAGGCGCCCAGCACCTCCATAATGTAGTCCAATTTTTGGGATATCAGCTCCGACTCCGCCTGTTTTATTTTTTTGTCGCCGCCCTTTTTCCTTGCCCCTGCAACGGCGCGCTCTTTTTTTAGGCCGGAATCATCGGCGTTGAGCCATCTTAGGAGCGCTGCGGTCAGGTTCTCGCTTTTGAAGGCGACGCATAGCTCTCTTATGGAGTCTTTTGCCTCCCGGGCCTCCGTCAGGCTTGCTATGCCGTTTGCCATGCGCCTTATGCTTGAACTAAAACGCGACGGTACATAGCCTGCGCGTGAGCAGCGGCTGACGCAGGAGGCGTCCAGCCCTGAGGCTTTTGCTATCTCGGAGTTTGTTACGTTGAGTAATTGCTTTATCGCAGAAAGCTTTTCATAAAAGAGCATGTTGATCATTCCCCCTCGCAGCTATTATGTTTCTTTTGCCTTTTTTAAGCAATATTTATTGTGTGGCGGCGCGTCGATTGGCAATGCCATTTTATTGTTATTATACATGCTTTTGGCCCTTTATGTCACTTTTCGCTCTGCGCGCCGCGGGTGCGTCGTGCGTCGCCACATGTTTTATAGACAAGAAGGGCAGCCCCATTATAGAATAGAGGCGTTCAAACTCCGAGGCCGCTGTGCCGGCCTCATATTGTACAAGAAAGAGGTGCGTCAAATGAGCGGCGGACTAATGATAAAAGACATCAATAAGGAAAAGCGCTTTTTAGCGGGAGATTGCTGTTCCATAGCGGAGGTGCTTCACCCGGCGAAGATGGAGCTGCCGTTTGACAGCTATTCTTTAGCCCATGCCGAGGTGATGGCGCACGACAGCACGAGGCCGCACCGGCTGATAAAGTCGACGGAGGTCTACTTCATCTTAAGCGGCGGCGGCACTATCTATGTGAACGGCGAGGCGGCGGAGCTGAAAAAGGGGCGCGCCGTGGTGATACCGCCCGGGGCGGTGCAGTATGTGGAAAACGACAGGGACGAAAAGCTGGAGTTCCTCTGCGTCGTTTCGCCGCCGTGGAGCGCCGAAGACGAAGTGGTCTGCTGACAATGGAAGAAAAAAGAGAGCTTAAAAAAAGCATAACATGGCCGCAGGGGACGGCGATGACGATAGGCGCAGTAATAGGCGCGGGGATANNNNNNNNNNNNNNNNNNNNNNNNNNNNNNNNNNNNNNNNNNNNNNNNNNNNNNNNNNNNNNNNNNNNNNNNNNNNNNNNNNNNNNNNNNNNNNNNNNNNNNNNNNNNNNNNNNNNNNNNNNNNNNNNNNNNNNNNNNNNNNNNNNNNNNNNNNNNNNNNNNNNNNNNNNNNNNNNNNNNNNNNNNNNNNNNNNNNNNNNNNNNNNNNNNNNNNNNNNNNNNNNNNNNNNNNNNNNNNNNNNNNNNNNNNNNNNNNNNNNNNNNNNNNNNNNNNNNNNNNNNNNNNNNNNNATAGCGGCGGGCGGCCTCATTTTGACGGCGATACTTCTGAACATGCGCGGCATAGAGCTATCCGGCAAAAGCCAGCTCTTTATTGTGAGCGCGATAGTCTTTATTTTGCTCTTTGTGGTAACGACCTCGTTCGGCGAGGTGCGCGCGCGCAATTTTCTCCCCTTCATGCCGCACGGCGCAGCATCGGTGGGGCGCACTATGTCGCTGCTTTTCTTCGCCTTTCTCGGCTGGGAGATGATAGGCCACCTTGCGGAGGAGTTTCGCAGCCCGCGCCGCGATATCCCGATAAGCCTCGGCGCGGCTTATGTCACGGTCAACATAATCTATTTTATGATAGCCTTCGTCATCGTCGGCAGCGGCGTCTATAAGACCGGCAATCCGAACACTGCGATGGTGACGCTGATAGGCGCGAGCCTCGGACATTCTGCCGCCGCGATGGTGGGGCTGCTTGGCTTCGTCGTCTGCTACTGCCCGGTGCACACCTATATCGCGGGCTTTTCGCGCCTCATCTACGCGCAGGCGAGAGAGGGCTATTTTCCGGCGTGGCTCNNNNNNNNNNNNNCAAAGTATCAGACGCCGCACCGCGCGCTGCTCTTCTTTATCCCTCTGCTCTTTTCAGTCCTTTTTCTAAGTTGGTCGCTGAAATGGGATCTAAGGCCGCTGCTTGGCATCCCAAGCGCCACTTTCCTCATGGTCTACGCAATAGGCATGGCCGCCGCCGCCCGCGTGCTGCCTACGAAAGCGGGAAAGGCCTGCGGCGCGTTGTCTTGCGCGCTGTCGGCCGCGGTCTTTCTCTTCTCCGGCTGGTATATGCTCTTTCCCATAGCGGTCGCGCTCTATTTTTTATGCCGCTATAAAGGAGAGTTTGGCGCCTGCTGCGGGAAATAACAGGCGCCCCCGCGCCGTTACGCCTTTAATTTCCCTTTGTTGTCCTCGTATCTTTTTCTGCACTTGGGACATAGCCAGTAAAAGCCGGTCGTATCTTTGTTTTTGACGCGCAGCGCCATAGCGCCGCAGCCGGGGCAAACGGCGGTCTTCTGCGGTTTGTTCCGCTCGTTTGTGAGGATGAGGCCGCAGTCTGAGCAGGCCCAGAATTTTTTGTTCTTGCCTTCGCGCAGCAGCAGCCTGTGTCCGTGGCATTTGGGGCACTCCTGCCCCTCCGGTTCTTTTTTGCGCGGCGAAAAACTATGCGGGTGCGCCGCTATCCGCGCTTTCGTTATGCGCCGCACCGCCTCCGTAATATCGGCGATAAATTCCGCTTCGGAGGCGCGTCCCTCTTTTATCTCCGTAAGACGCATCTCCCACAGCGCGGTGGTGTCCGGCTTTCGCAAAAGGTCTTCCACCTGGGCTATGAGCGCGCGCCCCTTCTTTGTTGAGATGAGCGCTTTTTTCTCCTTTATGATGTAGCCGCGCAGCTTTAATGTCTCGATTATCGAGGCCTGAGTCGCCGCCGTGCCG encodes the following:
- a CDS encoding amino acid permease — protein: KYQTPHRALLFFIPLLFSVLFLSWSLKWDLRPLLGIPSATFLMVYAIGMAAAARVLPTKAGKACGALSCALSAAVFLFSGWYMLFPIAVALYFLCRYKGEFGACCGK
- a CDS encoding amino acid permease, encoding IAAGGLILTAILLNMRGIELSGKSQLFIVSAIVFILLFVVTTSFGEVRARNFLPFMPHGAASVGRTMSLLFFAFLGWEMIGHLAEEFRSPRRDIPISLGAAYVTVNIIYFMIAFVIVGSGVYKTGNPNTAMVTLIGASLGHSAAAMVGLLGFVVCYCPVHTYIAGFSRLIYAQAREGYFPAWL
- a CDS encoding FG-GAP-like repeat-containing protein — protein: MRRYQKYLLHLSLLLIVAFIAFAGYRSAPFATADDKDPTPQEQAETIRGLPFGPLNTMEPSVYQAGADAAKNSFLSVAKKNQMVIGYAKMGGITPTHFSFRALPKSGENSATIEALRPVQRGPEQTIMEYKMPEAQLRAGVSGVRPVTVEVSPLNEMEPSSVTVPSAVMAEVLLGWGGNCTLNYSYVDEDKVTISKMLALDVPTSYIVYHPKGGADSNIFTGSCLDALMRDVNNDGYSDLFVLRPCVQPNMYNITINVDMFDGKNLFDCAASDAKPTPQSTMVVASIDPYQANDAYMPMQARFAAADLDKDGTSLEIPIVYSSSDALWLTMVRCSGGALKLNGESDPYHKIADSSNKSERTTEGADITVGDFDGDGRSEIVVVRGEYNGTNKHDPDEKNRNNLSFYFYRLNGNTIELMFNFWDEASNLWRSNDLTSVIRAEAGDFDGNGRDELVYSHPGWSGKQGGVLYVSLKEWDKKLEGPGSKTLNLNTNSAYGWVLSENSGHHDLALGNYKCTQNNVKQIGIAQMGGNGIDYAVMDYVNGAFSTEAGFKTELGNPAVPVSVTAVDLDHETMILGEPTVVTINDHLQMLVELQAPPKHFDIIDGQTIDVLSQRAKKVDGNLGSVYSTAVYVKDTEGTVSSNTQAETLSWSVGAKIDGGGAFPTPPENGYGKVRKWLQSGGASANAGGSIASTEAQSNTKDIAYQTSMSMSILTTDVDCIVYKPDVMTIYRYPVIYPVEGKGRNETRVVSGEEYGLSVDVTEKPSDLVLQICVPDDSKDPKTGIGGEIDWYQPVHQNYNLFSYPRSIKELPKYPTRQTAAPGAIVTIGGDKYPDVDSETDIMHNETNSDVASVTNKFGAEGGIGAKMGNVNKYTGKGALNTMVSFGIDGGRSNTSVSQSNFSQCSKFVTHCAPSSYQNVYLGQELNDMRFDLNTGTLIDETGALLQCNLIDKLADRYVGIWDPVDGPYSKKADPALNLPKRLDTSAWEYKKDPVSSDWSTEETRTLRGLSICDNYSDVSEYITYEDVNRRAVAVGEKYKIKVRVYNYSFKGIKDVKAELYWTPGYTADELTPERKVAETTPFELDGWDKASKLFKEIEFTWDTAPDIADMQNNTDGVKTGYLHVKLVAPAGSQIHDDNDWGYVACALFDPAKYFSKKSTSLSAKPGERGAGAPLKAELVKGSAKLVTEGDKHFVEAEVAISGNIALPDAKVLVISKQKDGSERLLRGRSFGALLPGEKRITKIRVPIDRQYAENSTGVYVQVISPFLALPVKSPVTPSSSGGCDAGLGFLALGALLPFALKKKR
- a CDS encoding cupin domain-containing protein, translated to MSGGLMIKDINKEKRFLAGDCCSIAEVLHPAKMELPFDSYSLAHAEVMAHDSTRPHRLIKSTEVYFILSGGGTIYVNGEAAELKKGRAVVIPPGAVQYVENDRDEKLEFLCVVSPPWSAEDEVVC